In Bacillus sp. SB49, a single window of DNA contains:
- the tpiA gene encoding triose-phosphate isomerase produces the protein MRKQVIAGNWKMNKNHREAADFVQTTKNEVPSSEQVESIVCAPFPFLQKLVEETEGTSLKIGAQNMHFEENGAFTGEVSPVMLKELGVSHVVLGHSERREIFKETDEEVNKKVHAAFKHGLTPIICVGESLEQREADQTMDVVETQVKKALDGLTNEQCAESIIAYEPIWAIGTGRTATSEQANEVCTYIRKVVSEFVNTEAAEAVRIQYGGSVKPANVEELLSQSDIDGALVGGASLEADSFLKLVEAGKHE, from the coding sequence ATGCGTAAACAAGTCATTGCAGGTAACTGGAAAATGAATAAGAATCACCGTGAAGCGGCTGATTTTGTTCAGACGACAAAAAATGAGGTTCCTTCTTCCGAGCAAGTGGAATCCATCGTTTGTGCTCCGTTCCCTTTTCTACAGAAACTGGTAGAAGAGACGGAAGGTACAAGCCTGAAAATCGGTGCACAGAATATGCACTTTGAAGAAAACGGAGCATTCACTGGGGAAGTTAGTCCGGTTATGCTGAAAGAACTTGGCGTGTCCCATGTCGTACTTGGTCACTCCGAGCGTCGCGAGATCTTCAAAGAAACAGACGAAGAAGTAAACAAGAAAGTCCATGCGGCATTCAAGCACGGTTTGACTCCAATCATCTGTGTAGGGGAATCCCTTGAACAGCGTGAAGCGGACCAGACAATGGACGTTGTTGAAACGCAAGTGAAGAAAGCGTTGGACGGTCTTACAAATGAACAGTGTGCAGAATCCATCATTGCTTACGAGCCTATCTGGGCGATCGGTACCGGTCGTACAGCTACTTCCGAGCAGGCAAATGAAGTATGCACATACATTCGTAAAGTTGTCAGCGAATTTGTTAACACAGAAGCTGCAGAAGCTGTACGTATCCAGTACGGTGGAAGCGTGAAGCCTGCTAACGTAGAGGAACTTCTATCCCAGTCTGATATCGACGGCGCACTTGTCGGCGGTGCCAGCTTAGAAGCGGATTCTTTCTTGAAATTAGTGGAGGCAGGTAAGCATGAGTAA
- a CDS encoding phosphoglycerate kinase, whose translation MNKQTIRDVEVQGKTVFCRVDFNVPMADGEVTDDTRIKAALPTIKHLTGNGAKVVLASHLGRPKGEVVEDLRLDPVAKRLSDLLGQTVTKTDEVVGDEVNKAVSDMANGDIVLIENVRFHPGEEKNDADLAKAFADLADLYVNDAFGAAHRAHASTAGIAEHVPAVAGFLMEKEINVLGKALSDPERPFTAIVGGAKVKDKIGVIDNLLDKVDNLIIGGGLAYTFVKSLGHEIGKSLLEEDKIDLAKEYMKKAKEKGVNFYMPEDVVVADDFSDSANKKEVAIDSIPADWEALDIGPKTREKYAKVIKDSKLVIWNGPMGVFEIESFANGTKAVANALSETEGYTVIGGGDSAAAVEKFGFADAMDHVSTGGGASLEFMEGKELPGVALLNDK comes from the coding sequence ATGAACAAACAAACAATCCGCGACGTAGAAGTACAAGGGAAGACGGTTTTCTGCCGTGTGGACTTCAACGTACCTATGGCTGATGGAGAAGTGACAGATGACACTAGAATTAAAGCTGCCCTTCCTACCATCAAACACCTGACTGGCAACGGAGCGAAAGTCGTTCTTGCAAGTCACCTTGGACGTCCTAAGGGAGAAGTAGTAGAAGACCTGCGTCTTGATCCTGTTGCGAAGCGTCTAAGCGATCTGCTGGGGCAGACGGTTACGAAGACAGACGAAGTAGTAGGAGACGAAGTGAACAAAGCTGTGTCTGACATGGCAAACGGCGACATCGTCCTAATCGAAAACGTACGTTTCCACCCTGGTGAAGAGAAGAATGACGCAGATTTGGCGAAAGCATTCGCAGATTTGGCTGACCTCTATGTGAATGATGCCTTCGGTGCAGCTCACCGTGCACATGCTTCTACAGCTGGTATTGCCGAGCATGTTCCTGCTGTAGCTGGCTTCTTGATGGAGAAAGAGATCAATGTACTCGGTAAAGCTCTATCAGATCCGGAGCGTCCGTTCACGGCAATTGTCGGCGGCGCGAAAGTTAAAGACAAAATTGGTGTGATCGATAACCTGCTAGACAAAGTCGATAATCTGATTATCGGTGGAGGACTTGCTTATACATTCGTGAAGTCTCTTGGCCACGAAATTGGTAAATCCCTGTTGGAAGAAGATAAAATCGATCTGGCGAAGGAATACATGAAGAAAGCAAAAGAAAAAGGCGTGAACTTCTATATGCCTGAAGATGTTGTCGTAGCCGACGACTTCTCTGATTCTGCCAATAAAAAAGAAGTTGCGATCGACAGCATTCCTGCTGATTGGGAAGCGCTTGATATCGGACCGAAAACGAGAGAGAAATACGCTAAAGTCATCAAGGATTCCAAACTTGTAATTTGGAACGGACCAATGGGCGTATTTGAAATTGAATCTTTCGCTAACGGTACGAAAGCTGTAGCCAACGCTCTTTCTGAAACGGAAGGATATACAGTCATTGGTGGAGGCGACTCTGCGGCGGCTGTCGAGAAATTCGGATTTGCAGACGCCATGGATCACGTATCCACAGGCGGCGGTGCATCTCTTGAATTCATGGAAGGTAAAGAACTTCCAGGCGTCGCTCTATTGAACGATAAATAA
- the gap gene encoding type I glyceraldehyde-3-phosphate dehydrogenase, whose amino-acid sequence MTVRIGINGFGRIGRNVFRAALKNNDVEVVAVNDLTDANMLAHLLQYDTVHGKLDQEVSTNGDNLIVGGKEIKVLSEKDPAQLGWGDHGVDIVIESTGRFTQREDAKKHLDAGAKKVIISAPAKGEDLTVVMGVNEDKYDKDSHHVISNASCTTNCLAPYAKVLDEKFGLKRGMMTTVHSYTNDQQILDLPHKDYRRARAAAENIIPTTTGAAQAVAKVLPHLDGKLSGMAMRVPTANVSIVDLVAELDKDVTAEEVNEALKAEAEGKLKGILGYSDEPLVSTDYNGNTHSSVVDGLSTLILENNMVKVVSWYDNETGYSNRCVDLAVYLKNQGL is encoded by the coding sequence ATGACAGTAAGAATTGGTATTAACGGTTTTGGACGTATTGGACGTAACGTATTCCGCGCTGCGTTGAAAAACAACGACGTTGAGGTAGTTGCAGTAAACGACCTTACAGACGCTAACATGCTTGCACACCTTCTACAGTACGATACTGTACATGGTAAGTTGGATCAGGAAGTATCTACAAACGGTGACAACCTTATCGTTGGTGGTAAAGAAATTAAAGTACTTTCTGAAAAAGATCCTGCGCAACTTGGTTGGGGAGATCACGGTGTAGATATCGTAATCGAATCTACCGGCCGTTTCACTCAACGTGAAGATGCTAAGAAACACTTGGATGCAGGCGCGAAGAAAGTTATCATCTCTGCTCCAGCTAAAGGGGAAGACCTTACAGTCGTAATGGGAGTTAACGAAGACAAATACGACAAAGATTCTCACCATGTAATCTCTAACGCTTCTTGTACGACTAACTGCCTTGCTCCATATGCTAAGGTACTTGACGAGAAATTCGGTCTTAAACGCGGTATGATGACAACTGTTCACTCTTACACAAATGACCAGCAGATCCTTGACCTTCCACACAAGGATTACCGTCGTGCGCGTGCAGCAGCGGAAAACATCATTCCTACAACAACAGGTGCTGCTCAAGCAGTTGCTAAAGTTCTTCCACACCTTGATGGTAAACTTAGCGGTATGGCTATGCGTGTACCGACTGCGAACGTATCTATCGTAGACTTGGTTGCGGAGCTTGACAAAGACGTTACTGCTGAAGAAGTTAACGAAGCGCTTAAAGCAGAAGCAGAAGGCAAACTTAAAGGTATCCTTGGATACAGCGACGAGCCACTTGTATCTACTGACTACAATGGCAACACTCACTCTTCTGTAGTAGACGGTCTATCTACTCTTATCCTTGAAAACAACATGGTTAAAGTTGTATCTTGGTATGATAACGAAACTGGATACTCCAACCGTTGTGTAGACCTAGCTGTTTACCTTAAAAATCAAGGCCTGTAA
- a CDS encoding sugar-binding transcriptional regulator, giving the protein MRAFIDLQKKLFPDVLDVMQRRYQLLYYIQIMQPVGRRALAENIALAERTVRSEVDFLNKQGAVEITSRGMHLTYEGQNILEQLAEFIKEVTGIKVLEQQLKDKLNLDYAVVVPGDSDELPWVKQEMGKACTEYLKRHIVPNQAIAITGGSTMAAVAQMMRPYRGADQCLYVPARGGLGERVENQANTICAEMAKKAKGDYRLLYVPDPLSEESYMTIKKEPSIKEVLEIIRHADIVIHGVGDALTMAERRKTSREQLELIKENHAVGEAFGYYFNRSGEVVHKVRTVGLQLEDLKDAEHVIAVAGGRSKAQAIASYFQPGQSNVLITDEGAAQELIRGLSL; this is encoded by the coding sequence ATGAGAGCGTTCATCGACTTACAGAAGAAATTATTCCCCGACGTTCTGGACGTTATGCAGCGGCGTTATCAGTTGTTGTACTACATTCAGATCATGCAGCCAGTCGGGCGGAGGGCGTTGGCGGAGAACATAGCACTCGCTGAGCGTACCGTTCGAAGTGAGGTTGATTTTCTTAATAAACAAGGCGCCGTCGAGATTACGTCCAGAGGTATGCATTTGACATATGAAGGGCAGAACATTCTTGAACAGCTAGCCGAGTTTATTAAAGAGGTCACGGGAATAAAGGTTTTAGAACAGCAGCTTAAGGATAAATTAAACCTAGATTATGCTGTTGTTGTTCCTGGAGACAGCGATGAGCTCCCTTGGGTTAAACAAGAGATGGGAAAAGCGTGTACCGAGTATTTGAAAAGGCATATTGTCCCGAATCAAGCAATCGCCATTACAGGTGGATCCACGATGGCCGCTGTCGCACAAATGATGCGTCCATACCGTGGAGCCGACCAGTGCCTGTATGTGCCTGCCCGCGGCGGTCTTGGGGAGAGAGTGGAGAATCAGGCCAATACGATCTGTGCTGAAATGGCCAAAAAAGCAAAAGGAGACTATCGTCTTCTTTATGTACCCGATCCACTTAGTGAAGAATCCTATATGACGATAAAAAAAGAGCCTTCCATTAAAGAAGTGCTTGAAATCATCCGCCATGCGGATATCGTCATCCACGGAGTAGGAGACGCCCTGACGATGGCTGAACGACGGAAAACATCCCGGGAACAGCTGGAGCTCATCAAAGAGAACCATGCTGTCGGGGAAGCTTTCGGATATTACTTCAATAGAAGTGGGGAAGTTGTTCATAAAGTCCGCACCGTCGGCCTTCAATTAGAAGATCTGAAGGATGCAGAGCACGTCATCGCTGTCGCAGGCGGCCGTTCCAAAGCCCAGGCGATCGCATCTTATTTCCAGCCCGGACAAAGTAATGTCCTCATCACGGATGAAGGGGCTGCACAAGAGTTAATAAGGGGTTTATCCCTTTAA